AATCGAGATGGGCGGCAATATCGAGGAGTCACTCAAGGCGAATACCGCGCTGGTGAAGGTGTTCCCACTGATGATCGCAGCGACCCTGATCGTCATCATCCTTCAGGTCCGCAGCCTGTCGACGATGACGATGGTGATGCTGACAGCTCCGCTCGGTCTTGCAGGCGTCGTACCGACCCTGATCCTGTTCAACCAGCCTTTCGGCTTCAACGCGATCCTGGGTCTTATCGGCCTGGCGGGCATCCTCATGCGCAACACGTTGATCCTGACCGAGCAGATCAAGGAAAACAAGGCCGCGGGTCTGGATGACTATCATGCGGTTATCGAAGCCACGGTGCAGAGGACGCGGCCGGTCATCCTGACGGCGCTGGCCGCCGTGCTCGCCTTCATCCCGCTAACGCACTCGGTCTTCTGGGGATCGATGGCCTATACGCTGATCGGCGGCACGGCAGTTGGAACGCTCATCATCCTGCTCTTCCTGCCGGCACTCTATGCTGCATGGTTCCGCATCAAGCCGCCCAAGGCAGAAATGTATTCGACGGAGCACGGGAATACGGAAAGAACTCAGCATTCGCTTGCTGCGGAATAGCCATCGCGTCCCTCCGCAGCAAAGGATGCTGGGGAGGGATCATGACCCGGCAGCCGGGTCATGTTGCATGGTGAGACGTCGCGTGTGTTTTGCGGGCCAGCAGAACCCTTTCAGAAGCAGCACCTTCGTCTACCTCAATCTTGACAAGGAGGAACCTTGATATGAACCCTGTCGTATCGATCTTCAAACACCCTCCGGACGGGGGTAGAGGATATCACCGGGATATGCGCGTGAGGTGGGCTCTCGAGGAAGTCGGACAGCCTTACACTCTACGATACCTGACCTTTTCCGAGATGCGCCGCCCGGAATATCTGGAAATGCAGCCTTTCGGCCAGATGCCGATCTACCAGGAGGGTGATCTCATTCTTTTCGAATCCGGTGCGATCGTGCTTCACATAGCACAGCGGTTCACCGGCCTCCTTCCCGATGCAGAGAATGCGCGCTCGCGTTCCATCATGTGGATGTTTGCAGCGGTCAATACGATCGAACCCTGTATCGCCTCCGGCAGCGTTGGACATCTCAGCCAGCGGCTTCAGCAACTGGGCGATGCGCTTGGAGGGAAAGAGTGGCTTGAGGGCGCTCAGTTCGGTGCCGGTGATCTCATGATGGTAAGCGTACTCCGGCCACTCAATCACTCGGATATCCTGCTGGACAGCCCAGGCTTGCAGGATTACGTCGAAAGAGGCGAGCAACGATCCGCATTCCAGCGCGCGCTCGGCTATCCCCCAGCGGACAGGCGAACGGCGTGACTTGATGGCATAAGCTTCCATTACGCCTGTCACCCGTCGGCCGGGAACCGTCGCATTAACTCGACCGATGTTTCCCGCGTCGAGGCGACCCATCGCAAGTGTCGTGTGCTCTGACCATCTGCCTCCTCAATTTCTGCAAGTGCGTTTTATTTTGCTTGTAATCTAACGGTAATTTAGATTACATATGAAATCTAAATTGATTTCTAATCCCACGCTAATTTTGGAGAGCGTAGATGTCGACAGGCAAGATTGTTGTAGTGACCGGAGCATCCTCGGGCATAGGGCAGGCAACCGTGAGGCTGCTGTCGCAGAATGGGTTCAAGGTGTTTGCAGGCTCGCGCAATCCGGACAAAAGTGGACCGGTTCCAGGTGTCGAGTACGGACGTCTCGATGTGGACAACGACGAGTCGGTGAGGCAATTCGTCGATTGGGTTCTGTCCCGTTCAGGCAGGATTGATGTCCTGGTGAACAATGCGGGCGTCTCTCTTGTCGGGCCGGTCGAAAGCACATCGGACGATGAGGCGAAGGCCCTTTTTGAAACCAATCTCTTTGGCCCACTGCGCATGATACGAGCGGTATTGCCTGCGATGCGACAGCAGAATTCCGGCCTGTTCGTCAACGTAAGCTCGGTTCTCGGCTTCCTCCCAGCACCCTACATGGGCCTTTATGCCAGCAGCAAACATGCCCTGGAGGGACTGTCTGAAACGCTCGACCATGAAGTCCGGCAATTCAACATTCGCTCCGTCTTGGTCGAGCCAACGTTCACGAGGACAAGTCTCGATGTCAATGCGAAGCAGACGGAGACGCGCATTGACGACTACGCTCACCAATTGGCCAAATCCAATGAAGCCGTTCTTTCCGCCATTAGGACAGCAAGCAGCCCTCAGACTGTCGCTGCCGAAATCATGGCCGCAATCACGGGTCCTCACAAAATGCGCAGGCCGGTTGGAAAACAGGCTACGCTTCTGAGCCGCCTGAAACGGTTTGTTCCAGCCAAGGCATTGGATGGTGGCATCAGAAAGACGTTTGGCCTCTCCCGGCTGTAAGCATTCGCGGAACCTGCGCGCAAAAACCGCAAAGCAGGGCATGTGGCATTCGGAAATTTCATGTCATCTATCGTCATGACTGACCGGGTGCCACAGTCGCACCGACCGTCACGCCCACGGCAGCGGTCGGTTGCGTTGGCGAGAATCTGTTTGCGCACGCTCGGACCGACATGAGTTTAAGCGGCGTTGCGCGCAAATTTTCTTTTGCGATCACAGCCTGTTTTTGAACAGCGTACCGCCCTTCATAATAACGTCAATATTTTCGCCGCGCCTAGTGAAGAACTCAGTCTGCAAGCCATCGAATATGCGGGCGTTGGTGAACAGGGTAGCCATTGTGGGTCAGTTCTCCTGTATTTATGGGAGGTGCGGCAGGGTCAACAGAGGACGGCTCCGCCGGAGAAGCGCGAAAGCCGTTCGTCACGATCCGGAACGGTTCGCCGCTTGTATGAACAATACGCATCGAAAACCGCACTACATTGTCGTCGGGGAGAAAGGCCAGACTCCATCATGACGTGGCGAGGCCATGACGGATCACTCTATTGGCGTTACCAGTGGAGGCGATTGAGAAAGGTCCTGATCAGCGGAGCAACCTCGTCTAGGTTTGTCTCTAGGAGCCAGTGTCCTCCGTCCAGCAAATGAAGCTCGGCATCCGGCAGATCGCGGAGGTAGGCGCGAGCGGAACGCTCAGGCATATAGTGATCCTGCGGCCCCCAAATGATGATAGTCGGTGGCTGATAGGTTTGAAGATAGCGACGGTGGATCGGAAACCAGTCCCGGTTTGCCTTCAGGTCGGAAAGAAGCTCCGCCGCCATATTTTTTCTTCTCTCGGTCATAAGGCTCCAATGCAATTGCCAGAGGTCCGGAGGAATGATCGCAGAAAGCTCAGGGCGCACGTCATTTAGAAACTCTTCGCGAAAGTTCTCTTCGGTAACGGCATCGCGCAATTCGGCATGCATCCGGTCTGCAGGCAGGGACCAGAACTTTTCGATGTCGGCGTATTTCGGTCCCAACGCGTCTTCGTAGGGAATGTCGCCGTTCTGGATGATCTGTCCGACGATCCGATCCGGCTTCATGATCGCGAGCCTCGCCCCGATCGGAGAGCCGAAGTCGTGCAGGTAGAGCACGAAGCGGTCGAGACCCAGCATCTCGACAAATGTGTTGAGCCAGACGGCATAGCCGTCAAAAGTGCAGGAGAAGGTCGCAGGACTGCTGCTGTAGCCGAAGCCCGGAAAGTCCGGTGCGATCAGCCGCCATTCGTCGGCCAATCTCGGCATGAGGTTTCGGAATTCGAAGGATGAGCAGGGATAGCCGTGCGGCAACAGGACAACCGGTGCGTCCGGCGGGCCAGCTTCTCGATAGAACGTATCGACCTCGGCAACCAGGGCTCTGCAATGTCTGATACGGCTATCCATTCTCTGCTCCCTCAAAAGATAAGAGTGCGGAGCACGTCAAATGGTTCCACTCGACCGTCCGTAAGCTATAAATTACTCCAATCCTGAGACGCCATAGCGAGCGATGCACCGGTGGGAAACGACCAGCATTGAAGACGATTCAGGCGGCCCTACTCGGCGAAAGGCCGATCTGCTCTACGTCGTATGGCGCAGATTGATACCGCCATTCGAGCAGTGAAAGTTTCATCATCGTGCCGCGCGATATAGAACGGAAGCTGTGAGGCGCTATCCCTTTATCCCGCTCGCGGCGATACTGGAGATGAACAGCCTCTGCAGGCAGAGATAAAAGATCAGGACCGGCAGTGTGATGATGGTGAGATAGGCCATCACTTCACCCCATGGTGTATTGAGCTGGAAGAAGTATTGCAGCCCCACCATCACAGGGCGGTAAGCCTCGGACTGGGTAACAAGAAGCGGCCACAGATATTGCTGGCTGTACATGACGAGAAACTTCAAGATCGCCGCCGTTGCGATGACCGGGCCGCTGAGCGGCATCACCACCTGCGCGTAAATCCGCAGCCAACTGGCACCGTCTATGCGTGCCGCCTCCAGCAACTCCTTAGGCAGATCTTTGAAATATTGCACGAAGAGAAAAATCGTCAGCCCATCCGCAATCCATGGAATGATCTGCACATGCCAGGAGTTGAGCCAGCCCCAGGTAAACCCATCGCTGCCAATCCATGGCAGATTGTTAACTTCCAGCAGCAGCGGCACGGCAATGGTTTCAAAGGGAATGATGAGCGTGGCAAGGATGATGGAGAAGAGAACATCCTTTCCGCGCCAGTTCAAAAAAGTGAAGGCGAAGGCGGCGAGCGAGCCAAGCAGCAGGGCGAGAAACACGGTAACGCCGGTTACCAGCACCGAATTGAATATGAAGGTCGCGATCGGCGCCCGGGCAAAAGCCGCGGTGTAGTTTCCGAGTGAAAGATCTCCCACAGGGAGGAAGGCGCGTATCGACGTGGCATCATTCAGCAACTGGTCGTTCGGTTTTAACGATGAGAACCCCATGAACAGCAGGGGCAAAATGAAGATCGCCGCGAAGGCAAGCATGAGTGCGTAATTGCCAATGAGAAAAGCGAGGCTCTTGCGTTGTCCGGCCTGCATCACTGTTTCTCCCTTGTCACGTATCGCTGTATCAGTGAAATGCACAGAACAAGCAGGAACAGGACGACCGAGATTGCAGAGCCTGCTGCGATATCCTGTTGTCGATATCCCCGCTCAACCGCTTGATAGACGATGCTCTGAGTAGCGTCGCGAGGTCCGCCTTTGGTCATCACATCGATCTGCGCAAAAAGCGCAAAAGCCTGCATGGTGATAACAATGATAATCAGCACGGCCGTGTTGCGCAGCAGTGGCCAGGTTATCATACGGAACTTCTGCCAGCGGCTTGCGCCTTCGATATCGGCCGCCTCATAAAGATCTGGAGAGATGGTTTGCAGGCCGGAAAGCCATATGACCATGTGGAAGCCAACGCCCTGCCAGACCGACATTACCAGAATGGCCCATAAGGCGGTCTCGGTTCTGCCCAGCCAGTCGACAGGCTGGAACAGCCCGAGGCTCATGTAACTCAAAAGGCTGTTCAGAAGCCCGTTATCCGCCGCATAGATAAACCTCCACAGAAGCGCCACCACAACCACCGACAGCACCACCGGCATGAAATAGATTGCGCGGAAAATCGTGACGCCGGGTATCTTCTGGTTCACCAACACGGCAAGAAACAGCGCCAGAGCGGCCTGAACCGGCGCGACGACGGCCACGAAGGAAAGCGTATTGACGAGGGCCGTCAAAAACACGACATCGCTTGCCAGAATGACGATCTGGTTCTCGCCCCAGGTAAAACTCTTATATTCCCGCATCCCTTCAAGATGGGGGTAGTCGGGATTGTTGCGCGTGAAATTGCGAATTCGCGGATAGGAGATGGTGCCGTCCGTCTCCCGGCTGATGCTCCCATCCGTCTCCCTTTCCGGCTCGAGCGTCAGCACGCCGACACCCAGCAGGCGGGTGTAGTTTTCCACGCCGACAAACTCGGTCGGATTGGGAGATGTCAGCCGCTGGTTGGTGAAGGAAAAGCCGAGCCCGAGCAGAAAGGGTGTGATCAGGAACAGCCCGATCAGCACAACCGCCGGCGCGGACATGAACCAACCCGTGAGGCTGTCCCGTGTCAGTTTTCCCTGAGAAGTAAAGTGCGCCATCGGTCACGTACCCCTATTTGGGTTGGTAACCGGAATTGCGTTCTATGTTGTTATTTATCTCGTCCGCTGCGTTATCAAGTGTATCTGCAACATCCGCGCCGTTGGCAATGTCGGAAAGAGCCTTGGCAAAGACCGGCGACATGAACGCGTAAGCCGGGGTCACCGGCCGCAATGTTCCCTGGCGCTTGGACAGTTCGAAGAACACTTCAAGCGGGCCGCCCTGCTTGTAGTTTTTCGTCATCTGGGCGGCCGAGGAAGTGGCCGGGATAAGGCCGATCGCGTCCGAGAACTGCGCGAGATATTTGTCCTGTATCGCGAATTCGATGAAGGCGGATGCGCCCTCCGGATGCTTGCTGGTGGCAGACACACCAAACTGCCAGGATCCGGCACCGATCTTCGGACCCTCCCCGAAATCAGGCGCCGGCAAGAACAGCAGGTCGTCGCCATATTTCTCAAGCGCCTTCACCGCAACCCAGTTGCCCATCCATTGCAGGGCGTGGCGACCTTCCAGAAAGCCGGTTTCATGGTCGGCAGGGGATTGTGACGTTCCGGGCGCAAGCTTCTTTTCGAACAGAGACTGCCACCATTCTCCGAACTTGACAGCATTGTCGCCGTTAAGGGCGTTCTCGGCGGTCTGATACTTTTCCTTGTCGATCAAGCTGCCGCCGAAGCTTTCCAGAAATGGGCTGAAAGCATAGCTGTACCATTCGGTTTTATCGGCCATGCCCAGATCGATCGCATAGTCGAACTTGCCGCTGGCAGCGAGCTTCTCAAGCGCCGCATTGAACTCATCACCGGTCCACGGCTTATCAAGGGTTGGAATGCGAATACCGTTTTCATCCAGAACCGATTTGCGCGCGAAGACTGCGACCGCCGCGTCCCACAGGCCGACGGAATAGAGCTTGTCTCCCCATCTTCCCACGGCGCCGGGGAGGAAGTTTGCAAGCTTTGCTTCATCGATCTGTAGTGGTTGCAGATAACCGGACCATGCCCAGTTCGGCATGTTCGGCCCATCGACATCCAGAATGTCAGGCAGCTTGTTGGAAAGTGCCGCAGCAGTGACGGACTCGTTATAGGCACTCTGGGGAAATTCCTGAAGCGAGACCCGCCAGTCTGACTGAGACGAATTGAAGTCGTCGATGATACCGGCCAGAATCTTGCGTTCTTCAACATTGCCTGCGCCGTGATACCACATCGTCAGGTCGGTCTGCGCCAATGCGGCAGTGGAAAAAAGCATCGACAGGGCAGCGGCTGCTCCCACAAAAATGGCTTTGGTGATCATGGATTGTCCTCCTCCTGACGAAGGGTAACTTCAACGTCTACGGATTGTTCCGCAGAAAGTCTGCAA
The DNA window shown above is from Agrobacterium tumefaciens and carries:
- a CDS encoding glutathione S-transferase family protein, which gives rise to MNPVVSIFKHPPDGGRGYHRDMRVRWALEEVGQPYTLRYLTFSEMRRPEYLEMQPFGQMPIYQEGDLILFESGAIVLHIAQRFTGLLPDAENARSRSIMWMFAAVNTIEPCIASGSVGHLSQRLQQLGDALGGKEWLEGAQFGAGDLMMVSVLRPLNHSDILLDSPGLQDYVERGEQRSAFQRALGYPPADRRTA
- a CDS encoding oxidoreductase gives rise to the protein MSTGKIVVVTGASSGIGQATVRLLSQNGFKVFAGSRNPDKSGPVPGVEYGRLDVDNDESVRQFVDWVLSRSGRIDVLVNNAGVSLVGPVESTSDDEAKALFETNLFGPLRMIRAVLPAMRQQNSGLFVNVSSVLGFLPAPYMGLYASSKHALEGLSETLDHEVRQFNIRSVLVEPTFTRTSLDVNAKQTETRIDDYAHQLAKSNEAVLSAIRTASSPQTVAAEIMAAITGPHKMRRPVGKQATLLSRLKRFVPAKALDGGIRKTFGLSRL
- a CDS encoding alpha/beta fold hydrolase — translated: MDSRIRHCRALVAEVDTFYREAGPPDAPVVLLPHGYPCSSFEFRNLMPRLADEWRLIAPDFPGFGYSSSPATFSCTFDGYAVWLNTFVEMLGLDRFVLYLHDFGSPIGARLAIMKPDRIVGQIIQNGDIPYEDALGPKYADIEKFWSLPADRMHAELRDAVTEENFREEFLNDVRPELSAIIPPDLWQLHWSLMTERRKNMAAELLSDLKANRDWFPIHRRYLQTYQPPTIIIWGPQDHYMPERSARAYLRDLPDAELHLLDGGHWLLETNLDEVAPLIRTFLNRLHW
- a CDS encoding carbohydrate ABC transporter permease is translated as MQAGQRKSLAFLIGNYALMLAFAAIFILPLLFMGFSSLKPNDQLLNDATSIRAFLPVGDLSLGNYTAAFARAPIATFIFNSVLVTGVTVFLALLLGSLAAFAFTFLNWRGKDVLFSIILATLIIPFETIAVPLLLEVNNLPWIGSDGFTWGWLNSWHVQIIPWIADGLTIFLFVQYFKDLPKELLEAARIDGASWLRIYAQVVMPLSGPVIATAAILKFLVMYSQQYLWPLLVTQSEAYRPVMVGLQYFFQLNTPWGEVMAYLTIITLPVLIFYLCLQRLFISSIAASGIKG
- a CDS encoding carbohydrate ABC transporter permease, encoding MAHFTSQGKLTRDSLTGWFMSAPAVVLIGLFLITPFLLGLGFSFTNQRLTSPNPTEFVGVENYTRLLGVGVLTLEPERETDGSISRETDGTISYPRIRNFTRNNPDYPHLEGMREYKSFTWGENQIVILASDVVFLTALVNTLSFVAVVAPVQAALALFLAVLVNQKIPGVTIFRAIYFMPVVLSVVVVALLWRFIYAADNGLLNSLLSYMSLGLFQPVDWLGRTETALWAILVMSVWQGVGFHMVIWLSGLQTISPDLYEAADIEGASRWQKFRMITWPLLRNTAVLIIIVITMQAFALFAQIDVMTKGGPRDATQSIVYQAVERGYRQQDIAAGSAISVVLFLLVLCISLIQRYVTREKQ
- a CDS encoding sugar ABC transporter substrate-binding protein produces the protein MITKAIFVGAAAALSMLFSTAALAQTDLTMWYHGAGNVEERKILAGIIDDFNSSQSDWRVSLQEFPQSAYNESVTAAALSNKLPDILDVDGPNMPNWAWSGYLQPLQIDEAKLANFLPGAVGRWGDKLYSVGLWDAAVAVFARKSVLDENGIRIPTLDKPWTGDEFNAALEKLAASGKFDYAIDLGMADKTEWYSYAFSPFLESFGGSLIDKEKYQTAENALNGDNAVKFGEWWQSLFEKKLAPGTSQSPADHETGFLEGRHALQWMGNWVAVKALEKYGDDLLFLPAPDFGEGPKIGAGSWQFGVSATSKHPEGASAFIEFAIQDKYLAQFSDAIGLIPATSSAAQMTKNYKQGGPLEVFFELSKRQGTLRPVTPAYAFMSPVFAKALSDIANGADVADTLDNAADEINNNIERNSGYQPK